The following coding sequences lie in one Carassius carassius chromosome 1, fCarCar2.1, whole genome shotgun sequence genomic window:
- the LOC132149087 gene encoding zona pellucida sperm-binding protein 3-like produces the protein MGFGQVGFGLVFLFVLGFSEAQWSPSERNDWTPGVFMPRAKVQKTNSRMPPIPKKYGPSKPASAPQSFPVQTPAKSDSRRPSQDVFGVQSKEQMLGPVAKLTWQFPSLPEEPQQPDIPFEPRHFVPPNSVAAQCREGSIYVEVKRDFFGIGKLVSSSALTLGSCTATGEDRSAQVLVFESGLHGCGSVVMVTNDELVYTFKLLHTPQEASFGVPIVRSISAVVGIECHYSRKHNVSSDSLVPSWVPYTSTEAAEEVFVFSLKLMTDDWRFERPSNQYFLGDIINLEASVLSYSHVPIRVFVDSCVATIVPDVTSVPRYSFIENNGCLVDAKLTGSRSRFMPRTQGDKLQLQLEAFRFNQPDSGLVYITCMVKVAVATTTPNPEQKACSFSPNGWVSADGSDQVCGCCDSTCSTRRGSDQPHKDLWWDKTSVGPISVKESGYGQK, from the exons ATGGGGTTTGGGCAAGTTGGATTTGGATTGGTCTTCCTTTTTGTGCTGGGATTCTCTGAAGCACAATGGAGTCCCAGCGAAAGAAATGATTGGACCCCAGGCGTCTTTATGCCTAGGGCAAAAGTTCAGAAGACCAACTCTAGGATGCCTCCAATTCCCAAGAAATATGGCCCCAGTAAACCTGCATCTGCCCCACAAAGTTTTCCTGTCCAAACACCAGCCAAGAGTGACTCAAGGAGGCCTTCTCAAGATGTTTTTGGTGTTCAGTCAAAAGAACAGATGCTGGGTCCAGTGGCAAAACTGACATGGCAGTTTCCAAGCCTGCCAGAAGAACCACAGCAGCCAGACATCCCTTTTGAACCGCGTCACTTTGTCCCTCCCAATAGTGTAGCGGCTCAGTGTAGAGAGGGTTCCATATATGTGGAAGTCAAGAGAGACTTCTTTGGGATTGGAAAGCTAGTGAGCTCCTCTGCTCTTACACTGGGAAGCTGTACTGCAACTGGAGAAGACCGTTCTGCTCAAGTGCTTGTCTTTGAGTCTGGATTGCATGGATGTGGCAGTGTAGTGATG GTGACTAACgatgagcttgtctacaccttCAAACTTCTCCACACCCCACAAGAGGCTTCATTTGGTGTTCCTATTGTTCGGAGCATTAGTGCAGTGGTTGGAATCGAGTGTCACTATTCAAG AAAGCATAATGTGAGCAGTGATTCCTTAGTGCCCAGTTGGGTCCCATATACCTCCACTGAAGCTGCAGAGGAGGTCTTCGTCTTCTCCCTCAAGCTCATGACCG ATGACTGGAGATTTGAGAGGCCTTCTAACCAATACTTCCTGGGTGACATCATAAATCTTGAAGCATCTGTGCTTTCATACAGCCATGTTCCCATccgtgtgtttgtggacagctgtgtAGCTACAATAGTCCCTGATGTCACATCTGTCCCCAGATACTCCTTTATTGAGAACAACGG ATGCCTGGTTGATGCCAAGCTCACAGGCTCCAGGTCTCGCTTTATGCCCCGAACTCAAGGTGACAAGTTGCAGCTTCAGCTAGAGGCTTTCAGGTTCAATCAACCAGACAGTGGACTG GTTTACATCACATGCATGGTGAAGGTGGCTGTAGCAACAACGACTCCAAATCCTGAACAGAAAGCTTGTTCCTTCTCTCCTAATGG TTGGGTGTCTGCAGATGGTTCTGACCAGGTGTGTGGCTGCTGTGACTCCACATGTAGTACCAGAAGAGGAAGTGACCAGCCCCATAAAG ATCTGTGGTGGGATAAAACCTCTGTTGGGCCCATCAGTGTTAAGGAATCTGGCTATGGCCAAAAATAA
- the LOC132149091 gene encoding zona pellucida sperm-binding protein 3-like: MGFGQVGFGLVFLFVLGFSEAQWSPSERNDWTPGVFMPRAKVQKTNSRMPPIPKKYGPSKPASAPQRFPVQTPAKSDSRRPSQDVFGVQSKEQMLGPVAKLTWQFPSLPEEPQQPAIPFEPRHFVPPNSVAAQCREGSIYVEVKKDFFGIGKLVSSSALTLGSCTATGEDPSAQVLVFESELHGCGSVVMVTNDELVYTFKLLHTPQEASFGVPIVRSISAVVGIECHYSRKHNVSSDSLVPSWVPYTSTEAAEEVLVFSLKLMTDDWRFERPSNQYFLGDIINLDASVLSYSHVPIRVFVDSCVATIVPDVTSVPRYSFIENNGCLVDAKLTGSRSRFMPRTQGDKLQLQLEAFRFNQPDSGLVYITCMVKVAVATTTPNPEQKACSFSANGWVSADGSDQVCGCCDSTCSTRRGSDQPHKDLWWDKTSVGPISVKESGYGRK; the protein is encoded by the exons ATGGGGTTTGGGCAAGTTGGATTTGGATTGGTCTTCCTTTTTGTGCTGGGATTCTCTGAAGCACAATGGAGTCCCAGCGAAAGAAATGATTGGACCCCAGGCGTCTTTATGCCTAGGGCAAAAGTTCAGAAGACCAACTCTAGGATGCCTCCAATTCCCAAGAAATATGGCCCCAGTAAACCTGCATCTGCCCCACAAAGATTTCCTGTCCAAACACCAGCCAAGAGTGACTCAAGGAGGCCTTCTCAAGATGTTTTTGGTGTTCAGTCAAAAGAACAGATGCTGGGTCCAGTGGCAAAACTGACATGGCAGTTTCCAAGCCTGCCAGAAGAACCACAGCAGCCAGCCATCCCTTTTGAACCGCGTCACTTTGTCCCTCCCAATAGTGTAGCGGCTCAGTGTAGAGAGGGTTCCATATATGTGGAAGTCAAGAAAGACTTCTTTGGGATTGGAAAGCTAGTGAGCTCCTCTGCTCTTACACTGGGAAGCTGTACTGCAACTGGAGAAGACCCTTCTGCTCAAGTGCTTGTCTTTGAGTCTGAATTGCATGGATGTGGCAGTGTAGTGATG GTGACTAACgatgagcttgtctacaccttCAAACTTCTCCACACCCCACAAGAGGCTTCATTTGGTGTTCCTATTGTTCGGAGCATTAGTGCAGTGGTTGGAATAGAGTGTCACTATTCAAG AAAGCATAATGTGAGCAGCGATTCCTTAGTGCCCAGTTGGGTCCCATATACCTCCACTGAAGCTGCAGAGGAGGTCTTGGTCTTCTCCCTCAAGCTCATGACCG ATGACTGGAGATTTGAGAGGCCTTCTAACCAATACTTCCTGGGTGACATCATAAATCTTGACGCATCTGTGCTTTCATACAGCCATGTTCCCATccgtgtgtttgtggacagctgtgtAGCTACAATAGTCCCTGATGTCACATCTGTCCCCAGATACTCCTTTATTGAGAACAACGG ATGCCTGGTTGATGCCAAGCTCACAGGCTCCAGGTCTCGCTTTATGCCCCGAACTCAAGGTGACAAGTTGCAGCTTCAGCTAGAGGCTTTCAGGTTCAATCAACCAGACAGTGGACTG GTTTACATCACATGCATGGTGAAGGTGGCTGTAGCAACAACGACTCCAAATCCTGAACAGAAAGCttgttccttctctgctaatgg TTGGGTGTCTGCAGATGGTTCTGACCAGGTGTGTGGCTGCTGTGACTCCACATGTAGTACCAGAAGAGGAAGTGACCAGCCCCATAAAG ATCTGTGGTGGGATAAAACCTCTGTTGGGCCCATCAGTGTTAAGGAATCTGGCTATGGCCGAAAATAA
- the LOC132120952 gene encoding cell surface A33 antigen-like — MRFPFCFCLFLSMLHFTDGCHVLGHSEFKEVTGYTGGSVLLPCSCSDPLSTVETFNWNHYYKREDQWTEVFQDKKYKNRLKLFNQSSPANLSLLISDLRKEDEGDYNCYTSQTYTYVRVTIKGCDLDQNKPAAEITGYSGESVVLPCSCTELQAKPEQLTWTFTAPNKNSEEIYPHEQSERVTGRVRLLNEISPGNLSLQISNLTKEDQGEYRCSVSSQQHINIRLCVQEELYFQLICLLTHKPAKHREESTTTQHTGGITRKQPQILH, encoded by the exons ATGAGGTTCCCTTTCTGTTTCTGTCTTTTCCTTTCTATGCTTCATTTTACTGATG GATGTCATGTTTTAGGTCACAGTGAGTTTAAAGAAGTAACAGGTTACACAGGTGGATCCGTCCTGCTGCCCTGCTCCTGTTCTGACCCTCTGTCTACAGTCGAGACATTCAACTGGAACCACTACTACAAAAGAGAAGACCAGTGGACTGAAGTATTTCAAGATAAGAAATACAAGAACAGACTGAAGCTGTTTAATCAAAGTTCTCCGGCAAATCTGTCTCTGCTCATTTCTGACCTCAGAAAGGAGGATGAAGGGGACTATAATTGTTATACTTCACAAACTTACACATATGTTAGGGTAACAATAAAAG GGTGTGATCTGGATCAGAATAAACCTGCGGCTGAGATAACGGGATACTCAGGAGAGTCTGTGGTTCTGCCCTGCTCCTGTACTGAACTACAGGCTAAACCTGAACAACTTACATGGACATTTACTGCACCAAACAAAAACTCTGAAGAAATTTATCCACATGAACAGAGCGAGAGAGTCACAGGTCGAGTCAGACTGTTAAATGAAATCTCTCCTGGAAATCTCTCTCTACAAATATCAAATCTGACAAAAGAGGACCAGGGAGAATATCGCTGCTCTGTCTCGTCTCAACAGCACATCAACATCAGACTCTGTGTTCAAG AGGAACTTTACTTTCAATTGATCTGTTTATTAACCCATAAACCTGCAAAACACAGAGAAGAAAGTACAACCACTCAACACACAGGAGGCATAACGAGAAAACAGCCACAAATCTTGCATTAA